The proteins below come from a single Ruegeria sp. THAF33 genomic window:
- the crtA gene encoding spheroidene monooxygenase has product MFRFDGVFSRLGAFAMMGLARWPLSRLNGLEFWKLCGSGTGEGFTPRPNTAVWAVLCVWSDEKTAQSLLKSASPFRWYRNHACEHWTVFLRPISSRGAWSGQNPFHVDSPTPTGSLTAALTRATLKPKILMRFWRRVPDISQMIGANSDVLMKVGLGEVPFLHQITFSIWPDTGSMAAFARHPGPHSEAVKAVREGNWFREELYARFDVINEAGHWEGKHPVVLKEGQDNT; this is encoded by the coding sequence CTGTTTCGTTTCGACGGCGTTTTCAGCCGTCTCGGTGCCTTTGCTATGATGGGCTTGGCACGCTGGCCGTTGTCGCGACTCAACGGACTGGAATTCTGGAAACTCTGCGGCTCTGGCACCGGCGAAGGGTTTACGCCGCGCCCCAATACCGCCGTTTGGGCTGTCTTATGTGTCTGGTCAGATGAGAAAACGGCGCAGAGCCTCCTGAAATCCGCCAGCCCGTTCAGATGGTATCGAAACCATGCTTGCGAACATTGGACCGTGTTCCTGCGCCCGATCTCATCCCGCGGCGCTTGGTCGGGGCAGAACCCGTTCCATGTCGACAGCCCGACGCCCACCGGGTCGCTCACCGCAGCACTCACGCGCGCGACGCTGAAGCCGAAGATTCTGATGCGGTTCTGGCGCAGGGTGCCAGATATCAGCCAGATGATCGGCGCGAACTCGGATGTGCTGATGAAAGTTGGGTTGGGAGAGGTACCGTTCCTCCATCAAATCACGTTCTCGATCTGGCCAGATACCGGATCGATGGCCGCTTTCGCCCGTCACCCCGGCCCACACTCCGAGGCCGTCAAAGCGGTGCGCGAAGGCAATTGGTTCCGCGAAGAGCTTTACGCAAGGTTCGACGTCATAAACGAAGCCGGCCACTGGGAAGGGAAGCACCCAGTGGTCTTGAAGGAGGGTCAGGACAACACATGA
- the bchI gene encoding magnesium chelatase ATPase subunit I produces the protein MTHAFPFSAIVGQDQMKLAMILTAIDPKLGGVLVFGDRGTGKSTAVRALAALLPPISAVEGCPVQSATRSACPDWVEVAEDAQLLDYPTPVIDLPLGATEDRVTGALDIERALVNGEKAFQPGLLAQANRGYLYIDEVNLLEDHLVDLLLDVAQTGENVVEREGLSIRHPARFVLVGSGNPEEGELRPQLLDRFGLSVEVRSPDDIEQRVEVVQRRDAFELQPDKFLKKWHREDTRVRKAILTARETQPDIKIRKRELRDCAELCIALGSDGLRGELTLVRACRALAAYEGAASVTRRHIRRIAPIALAHRLRRDPMDEAGSVARVRRALDEVLG, from the coding sequence ATGACGCACGCGTTTCCATTCTCCGCAATTGTTGGTCAGGATCAGATGAAGCTTGCCATGATCCTGACGGCGATTGATCCGAAACTGGGCGGGGTCCTTGTTTTTGGCGACAGGGGCACCGGCAAATCTACTGCCGTCCGCGCGTTGGCCGCTTTGCTGCCACCGATCTCGGCGGTTGAGGGCTGCCCGGTGCAATCCGCAACACGGTCCGCTTGCCCGGATTGGGTCGAGGTGGCTGAGGACGCGCAGTTGCTGGACTATCCCACCCCCGTCATCGATCTGCCTTTGGGCGCGACCGAAGATCGGGTGACGGGCGCTTTGGACATCGAGCGCGCTTTGGTGAATGGCGAGAAAGCCTTTCAACCGGGCCTACTGGCGCAAGCGAACCGCGGGTATCTGTACATTGATGAGGTCAACTTGTTGGAAGATCACCTTGTCGATCTGCTTCTGGATGTGGCCCAGACCGGAGAGAATGTGGTCGAGCGCGAGGGGCTATCGATCCGCCATCCGGCTCGGTTCGTTTTGGTGGGGTCGGGCAACCCCGAAGAAGGCGAGCTGCGTCCGCAATTGCTGGACCGGTTTGGCCTGTCGGTCGAAGTACGGTCACCTGATGATATCGAACAAAGGGTCGAAGTGGTACAACGCCGGGATGCGTTTGAGTTGCAGCCCGACAAGTTTCTGAAGAAGTGGCACCGCGAGGATACCCGTGTGCGCAAAGCCATCCTGACCGCGCGCGAAACCCAGCCAGACATCAAAATCCGCAAGCGCGAACTACGCGACTGCGCGGAACTGTGCATTGCGCTCGGCTCGGACGGGTTGCGTGGAGAACTGACCCTTGTTCGCGCCTGCCGTGCATTGGCGGCTTACGAAGGCGCGGCCTCGGTCACGCGTCGGCACATCCGTCGTATTGCGCCAATCGCGCTGGCCCACCGCCTGCGCCGCGACCCGATGGACGAGGCCGGTTCGGTCGCTCGTGTCCGCCGTGCCTTGGATGAGGTTTTGGGATGA